From Triticum aestivum cultivar Chinese Spring chromosome 7B, IWGSC CS RefSeq v2.1, whole genome shotgun sequence:
AATTGAACTTAATATGACGTCATCTTTAACAAAGATGTGAAGCATGAACTATTTCTTTTTCCTCGTAGCTTCCAAAACATATACAGCCCATAAGATGATAAATTATTTTTTTATAAATTCTAAAGTTTCCCATCTTTTCAAACAAAAAAACTCTAACTTTGCCATGTGCCAATTACAAACTTCCAAAGGTTGCCATGATGGTTTTAGAGATTTTTTTTCCTAAATTTGCCATATTTTTCAAATAACAAACTTATTTAATTTGCCATGTGTAAATTTTATTTCTAGGTAGCATGGAAATTTTATTATGTTGATCATGGTATATTTATTAATTTCTACCATGGCAATTTTATGTGTTTGATTTTATGTTATGACAAAGAAAATGTAAAATCTGGCCATTTTATTATGAATAGCGCACCAATTTTATTTTTAATGTCCTTGATATTTTATAATTTCCATAATGGGcaccttttcctttgtcttttataaaaaaaatcattttttgcaTCATTATAATTGAAAAAACTAAAAACTCTGTTGCCATGGCAACAAAGTTTTTGTTGTCCTGGGCAACCTAAATTATACAACCACGGCAAAGCTAAAATACATTTGTGTAATGTGATGGTAAGTCATGGTAAAAAAGTTACATAGTGATAAATTACTTGAACATACCATGGCAATTTTGTGGAACATACCATGAAAAATTCTTTTCAGAATTATATTTTCGAATATTTTTGCAATGGTGAATTATTTATAACATTTTTGGCATGCTAAAATTGCCATGTGTTCATTAGATACAAATTTTGCCATGGTAAACTTCATTTATAAGTTTTTCCATCGTATGTTCAAATAAATTTGGTAAAACTGACATGTGATCTTGAGATGGATTTTTCATATTTGCCATGTTTCTACATAACAATTTTCATTAAACTTTGCCATGCAACTATTTTTTTTCTAAGCCCTGCAGCTGTTATAATCTCGCAGTAGTTGCACACTGATTTACCCACGGTCAATTCGCCCCTCCGCATCAAACGTGCACACCTGATAACGACGGTGCATGCGGTTAacactaagggcatgtacaattgtTCAGGCGTCCGTAAAACTTTTCCACGTCACGTATAGACAGCTTAAGCGACACCCTGTACAATAGGGAGTCTATTTGGCTGTTGATAACCACCAAATTTCACGCGAAATGGAAAGGTAGTTTCCGCGGAAGACGGATCCCCTCAGACGAGAGCTCTTCGTACAACGGCAAATATACTGTCGGTAAGCAGCGGCTTTGGCGCTAATAGATCGCCTTTATTTCTACCGACGGACTGAGTCGTCATTTTTTTTCTCTCTGCCCCACGTCATCAAATTTCCTACGTGGGCTGCGTTGCAGACAGCTGATTAGACACTACTGTACACGCCCTAACACTGTTAGAGGGGAGCGAAAAACGTGCGGCAATTGATAGTTTTTCGAAGCAAACGATTAGACGAGTCGAAAATGCAAAGATGCAGGAGTAGGATCGAACGAGCAAGCCGACATGAGCGTCGCAGAGTCAAGAACCGAGCAGTGAAGACGAAACAGATGTCGACGTGTGGGTTTTTGCCCTCGCCATGATTACGTACAGCTGGTTGCCATTCGCCAACCGGGGGCACGCACCTCGCCGTACGCCGACGCGCGTCGCCTTCTGCCTGCTTCCCGGCCCACGGCCGTGCGCAGACGGCAGACGAAGGGCCAATCACACGATTCCCGTGCGTGCTCCGCGCCACCGAGCAGCTGTCCTAGCCATGGTCACAGCTGCTCCGGTGAAAATGCAGTACACGCGCGCTTACGAGCTCCATAGCACTGGACTGTGTTGCATTATGCATGGCGTGTGCGTAGTGCGTGTAGGTCCGGCTGGTCGACGATAGGGCCATGAATGTCGTACCTGCCAAATAAACAATCATATCGATGGCGTTACTGTGCATCGCAAGAATTGTTCGAATCAGTACAGCTGGTGGAGGGACATGATATAATTTTCTTATGGTAGACATCAGATGGGGGACGATATTTTAAAGACCTTTGCCCCCGGATCCGTCTGGTCGAATGCTCTTCCTCGTTGTCCTGCAGTGCGTGTGCATGCAGACGGTCACCACTCCAGGAGGCTCCAGCAAGCTGCCACGGGAGACGAGACGGACCTCGCGTCGGCGGGGGCACCACTGGACCAGACGAGATAAGGCAGTGCGGACCCAGATGAGAGAAGCAAAGCCGGACTAGCCCGGGCACTGCGACGGTATGCGCTATGCTGTGCGTGGGATACCGCGCGGCGAGGAGACGACAGCACGCGCCGGCCGGCCTCCGGGAGGTGCACGCGCGCGCCCGGTCACGGGGACACACGGCGGGGGCGATAAGCATTGCACGGAGCCGTACCGCGCGTGTGGCGACGCACCGGCACAGCCGCAGAGCAGCGCGCGCACGGCTGGCCCCAGGACCAGGGGGAGATTGATTTTCGTGCGATGACGGAGCGCCAGCGCACCACCGCTCGCCCACGCGCGTGGCGAGAGCGGAACCAGCGTGCATGCATACGGCCGGGTCGGCGCTGGGCGGTGCATGTCGGTTTCGGCGTCGATCTCCGGAAGTTACCCGGTTAGTAGCGTACTGGTCTTGGACTTGAGCCCGTGGATGGTCACCGCAGAGATGAGAGATGACGCGCCCGTTAGTACGTGGCCAGACTGGAATTTGATCATGGCCCCTAGCCGGTTAGAACCTCTTCATAGATCACAATACAGATCTGTAGAGGACGGGGTTCGGAGGGTCATAGTACTACTGTGTCTATAATTCTGGAGTCACACTTACGCTTACTGATGATTGACGCAGCGCGCAGGGCCCAGAGCGGATTTATCGTCGCCAGTGCATCACGCACGCGTACGTACATGCATTGCCTTGCACTGCATGGACCCGGCTGGAGCCGGACGCGTTCAATCAAGGCGTGCCGGCAGGGTCTAAATCCGTTCAGAGGCGAGATCAAGTCCCCAACGCCAGGCTTGCCCAATGGCAACTCAGGGAGCAGTGGTGCCAGCGTCACCTTTCAGCTCCACTTGAATTCGCTACACCGGCTCCATCGATCCGTGCTCGAATCTGCCATGGTTTCTCCCTCTGGCTGTGCCTATCGAGTGAGCTGGCAATGTTCGATCCATCAAGTGGCCTCCGATCTTATCGTCCCCACCCTTCAAACCTTTCCATGGAATCATGAGTCGTAGTACCACTGTACCAGCTAGgccacaaatcacaaaaaaatatcTTGGGCTCATACGTCAGAGATGTTAATATGTACGCTGTAGCTACTCATTTTCCTAATCATTGTTTATATACAGTCATGCATTGGTACGTGAATATGATTTGCACCATCATActacattttttttaaaattaaatcATCACACTATATCATTTTAGCTCACTAAAGATCATACTACTCTCTCCATCCTTTTGTCACTCTCACTACTGGAAAATCCGTGTATGCCAAGTGTCGGGTCCCTTGCCAAGTGCATTTTTTCGAGCACTCCGCAAATAAGGCCTTTGCCGAGTAGTAAGAGCAAAACACTTGCCAAAAACAAGGAACTAAAAAAAAAGAGCTTTGCCGGGTGTTACTCTAGGCAAAGCAAGGTGTCTGCGAGTGGTTTTTTTGTAAGATACTTGGCAAAAAAatatatttctttttcttctttctttcttttgtttcaTTTCTTTTGTACAACATTTGTTTTCTTTTATCCTTTATGCCTTTTGTTATTTCCAATAGtatttatttctctctttttctcttatcttATCTTTCCCACTCTCTATTTTCTTTGTAGGATTAAGtgtattttctaggcatttagtgcatataagtcaaatttgaattgcagttGCATGAAAAAGTTTTTGAATTTGGATTATGATCTTTGGTCTATGTTTAACCCTTATCCAGGAGAATAAAATGAATTCCAAACATGAGACTCACAAGACTAGACCCCTAACATGGAGGTTATTGGTATTTTAATTTCAAAAGATGCAAATGAAGTCAGAACAACATCAAAATTGGCATGGTGCCATCATATGACACCTATTGTGGTATAACTTTCAAATGGTTTAGCAAAAGTTGTGGCATAAATTGCTTAGAATTCAGACCCTCTTCAAGGAAGAATCGTGGTTTCGAGAGTGAGGAAGAGTAGTGCACGGCAGGTCGCGGCCGATcgtgtcccaggaaggccaccactcCTTCCCTCCCGGCGACACCAAGCTTGGTGGGCTCAACATATTCGGCCGATTAGTCGCTTGGCGGTGATGTTGATGCGGACAGCTTCACTTCGCAGGCCTCCGGAGGCGGAGATGGAGAGCGCCGAGGCGGAAGTGGAGATGGTGAAGCGCCAACGGATGGCGAAGGTGGCGTCCGCCTACAAGAAGAGTGACGATGCGGGCGAGGCGGTGTTCGGCgggaccgaggaggaggaagaggacatcgCCGAGTCTGCGCCCCGCCGCAACGACCACGAAGCCGACACATCCGCGGGCAccgccggcggcgaggaagagcAGTGCATGGTAGGTCACCGCCGACAGTGTCCtgggaaggccaccgctcctcccctcccgTCGACGCCAAGTTTGGTGGGCTCAACATCTTCGACCGGTTAGTCGCTTGGCGGCGATGTGGAGGCGGACAACTTCACTTCGCGGGCCTCCGGAGGCGGAGCTCGAGAGCGCCGAGGCGGAAGTGGAGACGGTGAAGCTTCACTTCTCAGACCCGATGGCCGTACACGGGGAACGGGCGCCgacgaccatttagattaggtattaactATACCTCCAGAGCCGGACATCACCATTTTGATGTAAATGTAACGAAATCCGTCTTGTTTATATGAAGTCCGtcttgtttatatgaaatccggccttGTTTGCACGAACTTCATCTGGTTTGTTGAAAAATAGTTTGAAATGTATGTGGCTATGGTTGAAGGAAATTTCTGGGTTGCGATGCCCTTATagtatgggacggaggaagtactaattAATTTATTAATGTATTTAAGTGTGCTAGGTTAAAGTAGTACTAATTTATTAATGTATTTAACGCATGCTAGGTTAACTGAGTTGGCTCTTGCAGCTGGGGCATATATACATGTGTTTTGCTTCATGCAAGTGGAAGCGTGGCAGAATCTGAGTGCTACGGCCACCTGGAGCGGCAACTGCGGCGGTCGGCGGGTATGACGGTGCCATTACCGGGGAAGAAGAAGTGTAGACGGCACGAGAAGCGCGTCCAAAACTTGGTGTTTTGGAAGATGCCCGTGTTCCCGCGCGTGCGCACCTTGCCGTGCAGATCGAACGGCACCACGCCGGCGTTGAGCGACTTGTCCATGGACCGCATCCCGGCCTTGTCCAGCCTCCGCCCCGTGGACACCACGTCGTTGTACTGCAGCGGCATGGAACTATCCGGTGGCACCACGAACGGCGGCGCACGGAAGAGAAGCATGTCGACTCCTTGGAGCTTGAGGGCGAGGTTGACGCGGGAGAAAGAGGCGTCCGCCCTGGAGTCCTTGTTGATGGCCAGGAAGGCGATGGAGAGCTGAAGGTTCTGGACGGTGCCGTCTTTGCCCGCGTATTGGAGCGCCCCCAGCTGCGCGTCGGCGACCGCCAGGTACGGCATCTTGTGGTTGTAGACGGCGAACAGCAGGACACcgaggacgatggcgccgatgacgAGCAGCACGCACAGGATGCACAGCACCCAGGCGCACGCGGACGTGGACCTGGCGGAGCTCCTGCGGCGCCACCCTCCCTTGTCGTCGTCCCCCCACCAGGTCTTCCATGGCCCACCCCTCGCCTCCACCGCGACCGGCCTCTCCATGCGCGTGCGGCCCTCTTCTCTTTCTCTGAGTCTATTcgtgtcgtcgtcctcctcgttgaAGTTGGAGTCGTGGTGGGCCGGCGGCCGGTGCCCCATGGTGGCCTGCTTCTCAAACCGCTTGGCCTGCCCCCGGAACGCGCTCGTGTGCCGCGTCTCGAAGAGCCTGACGCCCTTGACATCGCCCGTGGCCGCGACGCGCTCGCGGTCATGCGACGTCCTGAGCGACCGCAGGTAGGCGCGGAAGCCGGCGTGTTGACCCGGCGACGTGATCAGCCCCAGGAGCTTATCCAGCGTGGCCCTGAGGAAGTCGATCATGGGGTTGGACTGCTCATGTGCAAGATCGTTCCTGGCCTCCACCAGCTTCCCTTGGGCGCCGTGGAGGTCATCGCCGTCCGCCATCGTACGCACCTCGTCTAGGAAGGTTACGTGGTGCCGGCGGGCTCGCTCGGTCCTCAGGGCCACCGGCATCGTGCGGCTCGGGTCAGCCGATCCAGTTGGGGTCCGGCGCATAGGGACCGGCAGTCTACGGGAGTAGAAAGGCTGTCCCCGGACACTGCACGTGTGCAAATCTTAGTTAATAGGTAATGGAGTTCATGCACGTACGCACGTTGGGAATATATACCTATATGAGCACTGGGCGATGATGGCAGTGGCGTTCTTCTTCTGGCCGACGGCAGGGAGACGGATGTGGGCGATAACCCTGCGTATTTCTCCGGCGAAGAGATCGCCGAAATGGACGATTACCGCGCCGGAGTTGTCGTCCCGTGTTTGCTGGTAGAGACGGGAGTCCACGTCCTCTAGTATGGAGTCGCCTGGCTGTGGGGACACGATGAGCTTGAGGTCCTGGACGACGATGCTCAGGAGGCCACCTAGGATCTGCGAGAAGGGCTCGGTCATGTTCTCCCCATCATCTACGAAGTTGAACGTTCCTCCTTTGCTCCTCCTTGCGATCTCGTCCAGCACCTTGGTTCAAAAATATATGCGCACGGAATAATTAATTACCATAATAGGAGTAGTATGCATGCATGGTAAAATCATTTAAACCTTATTTTTTTTATCAAGGATTTGAACAAATATTTATCAGTGAATAATTAATCACCAAAATAGTATGCATGCGCGCATACATGTAAAAATCATTTTTGCACGTTATTTATGTTCTTTATCAAGGTTTTGAACAAACATCGTTTGTGGGTAGAGTATGCACATGTAAAATTTCAACTGGAAAAACAACCAATGATGTTCAGGCGACATATAATTTCGATATGACATATAATTAATGTAGTATTGGTAAAAATgattgtcaaagtttaatcatgtAAAACCAGTGCTTCCACAAAGCGAGCTTCGGGTACCCCGTCCCGATGATGAGCAAGCGTAGTAGGTTTTCTAGCACTGCGTTAAACTCGCTCCCCTTCTTTCCCATCCAGCTACGTCTCTAAGACTGATTTATTTCCATTCTATGGAATGGAAAGGGGTTAGCCTGATAAAAAAAAAGCTTCGGGTACCTGATCAAGGGACTAATGAAACACGAGTACCCTATGTAAGTATGGACCGATGGAGTAGGATCCACCCTCTTTTGCCACCTAGAGTATGGACCGATGGGGTTTTCTTGTTGTATAACATGATGTTTTCTCGAGGTTTGGGAGCATGTCATAACATTTCTTCGCGGCTAGCATGCACCGTTTTGTTTTACCTAGTTTCGGGGAATTTTTGTATCAAAGTGTGCCATAATGTTTTGTCATGCATGGCTATGAGTAAAGGTTCATAGGACGAATCAACGAACGATAAATTCTTTATCCCACCAAAAAAGAGGAAAAGATAAGTCCTTTTACGCTAGCCACGGGCATTGATGATAGACAAATATTTCTCATAACAATCCAGCATGTTCCCctcgaaaaaagaaaaagaacaatccAGCATGTAGAGTACCTTGGGATCGAAGTCAGTACCAAAACCAAAGGTGTAGACCGGCACATCGCTGACATCAACGTTCGTAGCATGGCCTATGTTCTCGTCCCCGTCAGACAAGAGAAAGATGCTGGCGACGCGGCCGCCGGAGATGCGTCGGCGGCCGAGGACTCCGAGGGCGGTCTCGAGGCCGTCTCTTATGTTGGTTGGGTCGATGACTTGCAGGCCGTCGACGATATCCATGAGGTGTGGCTTGTTATCGGGGGTGACGGAGAGCAGCGGGCACAGCCTCTCGGCCTCCTCGGAGAACTTGACGATGGAGAGGCGGTCCTTGGGCCCGAGCTTGTTGATGACGAAGTGCATGGCGGTCTTCATCTTGCCCAGCCGGTCCTTCTTCCTCATGCTCTTGCTGACGTCCAGGACGGCGACGAGGTCTATCCCGAGGCggtcgccggcggcggaggaggacgcGTCGTGGACCTCCAGCAGCACCTGCTGCCGGTTCTCGTGCAGTGGCGCCCTGTCGCTGGCGTGCCACCTGAACCGCACCATGTCGGCTCTGTCCAGCAGAGGGGGCCCTGCATCATGATTCATCATTTTTTTCAGTGATCAATATGAtttatgaatgaatgagatgcaacGATGCTTTGATTAATGAATGCAGTAAAATTAACCGTCTCGTGGATGTGCATAAGGGACGTCCTGGTCTTCGTCGAAATCGGACGACATTGCGAGCGGGAGATGGAGTGCTCTGCTCCCTCCACTCACAATCTATCTATCCAAACAATGGCGGCGCGGTCACTTGCGTACTGGGTAATTTAATGACATGCCCATGTATGTATCCGGCCGTTATAGGAGACGATGGAGTGGCATCAAGGAAATGAATGGAGTGGCAGGAGTATCTAGGTTTCGGTAGAGGTTTTGGTATCTTCTTTTCTCTCTGCCGCAGCTTTCATTCTGGAGTTTTAGGTATCCTATGCTGGTTGTGTCGAAGAAGTCTCATTGGATTCATTCAGTGCCACGCTGGTCACTGGCGCTTGTTTTTATTTCGTCCAAGGATTAATTGACCACATCAAGTAGGTCACGGCACAATGAGAATTGAACGCAATACCAAAGGCACCTCATGTGCCTTTTGTTTTACGTATTTCTCAACTCTAAACTCATGGCACAAGAGGTATGTGTCATTTCTGCCTCCCCAACACGCTCATCCTACAACTACATTCTATGTATTAAGTTCTCAAAAATTTAACTCCCTCcgttaaaaaatattttatgttatgggTTTGTAGGTAAGTCAATTTTTTGTAGGTTTGACCAAATCTATAGAAAAAGAGTCCTGCTACACGTACGATGCATTTCGTACGATTTCCGTACGACAATCATCAGCAGCCGTTCATTCAGTTCCAGGGACGAGTGAGATCACGTCGTACGAAAATCGTACGTAGTTCTCATCGTACGCATAGCAATATACCAACGTCTATAATATCAAATTAGTTTTATTAGATTGATAACAAAGTATATTTTAAGGACATGGTTTTGGTGAACATGGTTGCACACGCACTTCTTATGAATAGTAAATTAAAAAATACTAGAAACAATCTGAATATTTTCTACGATATGCATAGTCGACCGGTATTACCCGTGTATGAAAATTCACGAAGAAATGACATCCTTGGTAATGGAAGCTATATTAAGAAAAAAATTGTTTGACGTATAATAAGGTCCCAATTCTATTTTCTTTACTAAGAATACCATGGATGTCAATAATTCATGAAACTTCACACGTGAGTGGAATGGTCGACCAAGTTTGATacccaaaatttcagaatttttcaaattttcctaTTATTTTTTACTATTCACGTGGGTGCGTGTGGAACCATGTTCACCTTGTAGTTTTGATATTTTTCATAATATATATCTGATGTTGTGGATATTGATATATTCTATAAACATGGTTAGTTTGACATATGACTAATAGAGATCTTCAAATATTTTGGAAGGGGCAAACTACAGAATAAGGATTATTCGTTAATTAGAAGTCAaattaggaaaataataaaaagGTAAAACTTTTGCCTTTCTAATATATTCAAATCACACTCACCAAGTACTAGGTAGATCTGGACATGGACAGCCCGACCCGAAAGCCCGACATCCGGGCCAGATCGGGCTGGGCTCGTGGAAGCCCAAATAAAAGCCCTAATAGGGCATAAATCATAATTTTATTACGATTACAGTTATAATATTTGAGTTAAATGCCCCGTCGATCATTATTTTTATAAAAAGGAGCATTGTTCATGTGTTTTGGGCTGGTTTGGGCCGAGCTTAGGCTCCACCTTGAGATTTTGAGGCCGGGCTCAAAGCCCGGCCCAAAGGATACCCAGGTTTACTTCTAGAGTATAGTTGTACGTTCGCCTCATTGTCATCTATTCTTATCTAGTCCTCGTCATCTACTCCATGCAAAACTAGAGGATATGAGTACCCCCtccatttaatttttttttgcaGTTCTAGGTTTATCCTAAGTCAAACTATTTAAATTTGGCAAAGTTTgtagaaaaatatatcaacatctacaagATCATTAGTTTCATTACATTCATCATAACATATATGTTCATATTATATATATTTGATGAAGAAGATATTAGCAATTTTgttataaagttagtcaaactttatttTTGTTGACTTATTAAGACAAATCTAAAACTTGAAATGTTTTGGAACGGGACGAGTATATTTTAGTACTCGGCAGCCCCACGGGCCATGGGACAGCAGCGACTATCCTTTTTTTTTTGAGATGCAGCAGCGACTATCCTTGAACGGCAATGGAGGGTGGGTTAAAACACTACTGGAGTATGGACTCTGGAttatacctggccaaacctcgggccgAGCCTAACCAAGCCCGAGGCAAAAAACCTAGGCCAGGGCCCAGCCTGGCCCGGCCATTGGGCCTGATTTTTGGGCCCAAGCCTGGCTTGAATGCGCAAAAGCCCGTCGGGCCTCAGGACGGGCCCTTTCAGAAAAGCGCACAAAAGACTGGCCTGGGCCCGGCTTGGCCTGGtcatcgggctcaaaatctaggcccgagcccggcccgggagcAGTGTCGGGCCGGGCCAGGTCAGGCTTTTTCGGGGCGGGCTACCCATGGCAAGGACTACTCTGGAGGCCCGTTATTTGCCAAGTGCAAGGAACAGTCGACAAAGGTTAAAAAGAACTCGGCGTAGCCTTCATTGAGTGTTCAGCAAAGCAGATTCGACATGCACCTTCAAAGCATCTTCAATAGGCACGCAATGCGCAGCGCGTAAAATAATTTTACAACACCGAAATAGTCGGTTTTTGCGCGCGGctgcgctggctccagcggccACCGCACAATATAGCACACGCTTGCCGCTCCAGCAGGCGCTGCAAAAAAGCGACGCGTCCGCCCAACACAAGTAACATATGTGACACTTCAAAAAAAACCAAAAGATCAAACACATAAaaattaaatcaacaataaatagttcattTTATTACAACTCAGACAAATAGTTTATCTTCCAATACAACAAATAGTTTGACACTACAACATCAAACGTACAACATCAAACATACAATCATCATGCATTTTATCGGTCATTCTATGTCCACCACTCCTTGATTAGATCCTTCCGAAGATTATCATGTGTTTCGACATGTCGACTGGCATGATAGGACGCAACAAATCTGGCCACCCTCGCAgccctccgccgcactcgcacgTGATGTCTcaagagctcatactgagagtagtctaaatcttggccacactcattctcgatgatcatattatgcatgatcacacaagcatacATGATGTATCAAAGCATCTTTTAAttccaaaatctagccggtcctcccacaatagcaaattgggcttgcaaaatcccaaaagctctctccacatctttcctagccgccgcctgagcattgtgaaaatctagatttttcttaccttccggttttttcaacggcttcacaagCACCGTGCTCTCGCCGGTGCGTCGGGGCAGGGTGGCGGCCCCCCTTCCAGCCGTCTGGAGGCTCCTCCGCATAGGTGCTCTGGATGGTGCTGCGTCGCCGGCGGCTGCTGCTGTGGTGAGTGGTGACGGCGCCGATGAGCTTCTAGGCTATGGCTAGGTGCTCTTGCCGGCGCGTTTGGgcggggtggcgccccccttcctgCCTTTTGGAGGCCTCCGCGTGCGGACCGATCTCTGGTGGCCTGTTCATTGGTGCTGCAGCAGGAGGTTGTTGGATCTGTCTCCGGATCCGGCTCGTCGGTGTCTGCCGGCGGCGAGGTGGTTGCTCTTGTGTGGGATAGCGTTGTATCCATGCTTGAGGTGCTTGGACCAGCGGGTGTGCTGCCTGTGGCTCTTCTGTCGCCGGCTGCGTGGGTTGGAGAGGATTGAGATGCTTTAGATGAGAATCTGCCCGGCTTTGTTGGTGGCGATGACGCGTTGTCCATGGGCGTCGTTCTCCTCGCTGGAGGGTTGTTGTGGAGCTCTCTCGCTTCTCTACCTCCATTCATGTCCTTCATGCGAAAGATCAAGACTCCGTGTGAGTCCGGCGACGGCGTCGCTTCAACGTCGCTCCCCCTTCGGGGCGTCGCCTTGAAGGTCATGGCCTCCTACGCGCCTCCCCAACGGCTGGACGAGCACAACATCGCGGTCGGTAGGTGCCCGGACGGTGGTGTGAGGTCGGTGTGGCATTGTGATGTGTGTGGCAACGACTATGGTGGCGAGCAGAGCTGAGTATCGGCATGTCCTTCTGATGCCGACGGTCCGGTGCGTCAATGGGTGCGTCTATGCTGATTTCTGGCTGTGATAGAGAAGTCGAAGCTGCGGGCGGCAGGGCCACTGCGGCAACGATGACTCCATGAGAGCGGGTCTTAGCGGGCGGTGCTCTCCGGATGATGCACTGGAATAGGTCAGTGCGAGGCTTGCAACTTTCTTTGTGAAGCTTGTTAGAAAAATCGGAGCTTCCTTGTCCTCGATGCTTCGGTCGACTGTTTGGCGTTTGTGGCCAGGTCGTCCGCGTGTCCCCCTTGTGGGGTTTGTAATCTAGGTTTTCGCCTGGTTTTCCTCTAATTAACcgggcaactctcttctt
This genomic window contains:
- the LOC123162725 gene encoding uncharacterized protein, producing MSSDFDEDQDVPYAHPRDGPPLLDRADMVRFRWHASDRAPLHENRQQVLLEVHDASSSAAGDRLGIDLVAVLDVSKSMRKKDRLGKMKTAMHFVINKLGPKDRLSIVKFSEEAERLCPLLSVTPDNKPHLMDIVDGLQVIDPTNIRDGLETALGVLGRRRISGGRVASIFLLSDGDENIGHATNVDVSDVPVYTFGFGTDFDPKVLDEIARRSKGGTFNFVDDGENMTEPFSQILGGLLSIVVQDLKLIVSPQPGDSILEDVDSRLYQQTRDDNSGAVIVHFGDLFAGEIRRVIAHIRLPAVGQKKNATAIIAQCSYSVRGQPFYSRRLPVPMRRTPTGSADPSRTMPVALRTERARRHHVTFLDEVRTMADGDDLHGAQGKLVEARNDLAHEQSNPMIDFLRATLDKLLGLITSPGQHAGFRAYLRSLRTSHDRERVAATGDVKGVRLFETRHTSAFRGQAKRFEKQATMGHRPPAHHDSNFNEEDDDTNRLREREEGRTRMERPVAVEARGGPWKTWWGDDDKGGWRRRSSARSTSACAWVLCILCVLLVIGAIVLGVLLFAVYNHKMPYLAVADAQLGALQYAGKDGTVQNLQLSIAFLAINKDSRADASFSRVNLALKLQGVDMLLFRAPPFVVPPDSSMPLQYNDVVSTGRRLDKAGMRSMDKSLNAGVVPFDLHGKVRTRGNTGIFQNTKFWTRFSCRLHFFFPGNGTVIPADRRSCRSRWP